The sequence CTCCTTTTTTTCCTGCTCTTCCAGGTATTTCTTTAAGGCTTTTTCGCCAAATAGTTTAAATACAACAGGAGTTACAATCATATCTAATAATGTTGAACTAACCAATCCACCCAAAATAACGGTAGCAACAGGGTAGAGAATTTCTTTACCCGGTGCTGTTGCATCCATTGTTAATGGTATCAAAGCAAAAGCTGCAACCAGCGCCGTCATTAATACCGGCACTAATCTCTCCAATGAACCACGGATAATCATTTTGTCTCCAAACACTTCTCCTTCGTGTTGTACCAAATGGATATAGTGGCTTATCATCATAATGCCATTTCTTGATGCAATACCTGTAAGCGTAATAAAACCAACCATTGTAGCAATAGAAAAAACACCTCCCGTAAGCATTACCGCTATTACGCTGCCTATTAATGCCAATGGAATATTGAGCATTATCTGCAAAGCAATACGACTGCTTTTGAAATGGCTGTACAGGACTAAGAAAATACCTGCTATTGAAAAGATACTGAGTATGGTAATTAATTTAGAGGCTGATTGCTGGCTTTCAAATTGTCCTCCCCATTGTAAATAATATCCTTCCTGTAAAGGCAAATCTTTCTTTACGGTTTCCTGCATTTCTTTTACAGTGCTGCCAAGGTCACGGCCCTGCACATTGGCAGAAACAACTATACGCCGCTGCGTATTTTCATGGTTAACTGCATTAATACTGTTCTCCAATTCAATCTTTGCAATTTGACTCAGCGGTATTAATGAACCATCCGATGCTGCAATCTGTGTATTGCGGATTGCTTCAATATTTTTTCTTGTACTGTCATCAGTTCTTAAGACAATATCAAAACTTTTTTGGCCATCAATTATCTGGCTCACTACTTTCCCATTATAAAATATTTCCAGTTCATCCGCCACATTTCCCACCTGTAAGCCATAACGCTGCACAGCCATACGGTCAAGTTTAATCATCAATTGCGGTACCATTACCTGGTTCTCAATCTGCACATCAACCACACCCGGCACATTGGAAATAATTGATTTTAATTGTTCAGCATTTGAGCGAAGCGTTAATAAATCATTACCAAATATTTTAACAGCAACCTGTGCTCTTACTCCGGAAAGTAAATGGTCGAGCCGGTGAGATATGGGCTGACCAATATTTATGGATACCCCTTTTAATACGGAAAGATTATTTCGCATCTCTTCCAGCACTTTTGCCCTGCTTCGTCCACCGGGTTTTAATGCCACTTCAATTTCAGTTGAGCTTGGTGGCTCTGCATGTTCGTCTAATTCTGCCCTGCCTGTCCGGCGGGCAGTTAGAGCAACTTCGGGTACTTTCAGAATTTGTTGTTCAGCGATTGTACCCAGCTTGTTACTTTCTTCTAACGAGGTTCCTGCCGGAGCTACCATGTTCACTGTATAACTTCCTTCATTAAAGGGTGGTAAAAATTCTGTACCAAAAAATGGGATAATGCTGATGGAAGCAATGATTAATGCAATAGCCACACCGGTTATTGTTTTTGGACGCTTTAACCCAAAATGCAGTAGCCTGACGTCTTGCTTCTTAAGCCAACGAACAAGGGCACTATCTGGTTCATGTACCGCATCAACAGTGGTTCCCTTTTTTTTGCGTTTCCAAAAGGCCAGGTTGATATGGTGTAAATGATTTTTCTTTTCTAATAAATAACTGCACAGTGCCGGTGTAACGGTTAGTGACACTACCAATGATGCCACAATAGAAGTAATATAAGCAATTCCAAGCGGGGCAAATATCCTTCCCTCAATTCCCTGTAAATAGAACAGTGGAATAAATACCAACACTACAATGATGGTGGCATACACTATTGAATTTCTTACCTCACTGCTGGCATCATAAATTACTTTGAGTAATGGCTTCGGTTTTTCGCTGAGCCAGTTTTCTTTCAATCTTCTATAAACATTTTCAACATCCACAATGGCATCATCCACTAACTCGCCGATAGCAATTGCCAATCCGCCGAGAGTAAGGGTATTGATGGAAATATCAAAGAACTTAAAAACAATCGCTGTTATAATGAGCGACAGCGGTATTGCTGTAAGTGTTATGATTGTAGTACGAAAATTGAGAAGAAAGAGGAAGAGAATAATTATTACAAGAATGAACCCATCCCTTAATGCTTCTTCCACATTGGTAAGGGAGTTTATAATAAAATGTTTTTGCTGAAAAACATCTGTATTGATTTGAATATTTTTTGGCAGGGATGCCTTTATTTCTTCGATTGCTTTTAATGCTTCTGCAGTTACATCAATAGTACTGCTGCCCGGTTGCTTCTCAATGCTAAGTATCACGGCCGGTTTTCCGTTAAATGAACCATCACCTCTTTTAATTGGCCCGCCAAATTTTACTTCCGCAACTTGCTTTAGCAAAACAGGGGCTGCATTTCGGTTGCTTACAACAGTATTCGCTAAATCTTCTAATGTATTGGCACGGCCAATATTTCGGATAAGTGTTTCTGAACCTTTATTATCAATAAAACCACCGGTGGTATTTTGATTGGTTAATTGTAAGGCATTATCAATATCATCAATGGCAAGATTATACTGCCTTAATTTTTCACTTGAAATTAAAACCTGGTACTGCATTCTTTCGCCGCCAATTGGTATCACCTGGCTTACACCTTTTACACTCATCAATCTTCTGCGGATGGTAAAGTCGGCCAATGTTCTTAAATCAGCAGGCGAGGTGGTATCACTGGTAACAGCTACCATCATTATCTGCCCCATGATGGAACTGATGGGCCCCATCACTGGGGTAATGCCTTTTGGTAATTGAATGTTCTGTAGTTTCTCAGCCGTTAATTGTCTTGCACGGTACACATCAGTGTTCCAGTCAAACTCAACAAACACCATTCCCAGTCCCGGTGATGCGACAGAACGAACTACTTCTACACCCGGCGCACCATTTAATTGTGTTTCCACCGGCAGGTTTACCTGGCTTTCTACTTCTTCAGGCGCCATACCATTGGCTTCTAAAAATATGGTTACTCTCGGTCTGTTCAAATCAGGTAATACATCCACCGGAAGATTAACCAATGTAAATACACCATACACCATGAGCAAAGCAGCCATTGATACCACCAGCATCCGGTTCTTCAGGGAAAAATGAATGAGTCTGTTCAGCATAAAATAAAATCTTTAATTGCCATTATACGATCTAAGGCAGAAGCATTATAAATCATAGCAGGCAGTATGCCCGCTATGATTTGGTACCCGTTTTAGTGTTGATGATCATGTCCATCTGCTGCAGGCTTATCCTTTACCATAAGGTCAAAAGAAGCCGATGCGGTTTTGTCCCCGGTTGTAAAAGTCACAATGGCCTTGTTGTACTTTTTGGCCTTGTCAAGGGTGTACATAAACCCTTCGTTTCCACTTGGGGTTAATGTGATGGTTGAAGTTTTTCCGTCTGCCATTTGAATAACAGCTGTTCCTGTTACACCTTTATTCTTTATTGCTTTCTCATTAGCATCCAGCAAATAGGCCATTACCATACCGTCTTTTACACTTACTTCAATATGAAATCCCCCGGCCGACTTAACTGTTCCACCATGTGGTGAACCATGTTTATGGTCGCCACCACTATGCTGTGCAAATGTTGTAAAAGTTGCTATCAGCAGTACTGTCATCAGAATTGTTATCTTTTTCATTGTTTTAAATTTTAATGTGTATACTTTTTTTGTTTAAAAATTAGTGTTTCATTTCTTTCATGCCATTACTATTATCGTTCATGTTTTTCATGTTAGCTGCTGTCCCTTCTGCTACATTCATTACAAAATCACTTGTATAAATTTTACCCTTGCTTTGAAATTGTATCCAGCCACGATATACACCGGGTTTTTCAAACGTAGTATGTAAATCGAATTTTCCACCTTCTACGCTTGGGTGTACATGCAAATATTTTTTATCGGTAAGGCTTACTACTACCATGTGGGCTTTTGCTCCAAGGTAATCTTCTAAGGTTGTTACATCTACTTCTTTACCGTTTAGCATTACTACTCCATTAATGTGCATGGGCATATTGGTTAAAAACTTACCACCCTCAGGAGTAAGTAAGACAGAAAATCCATCCCCGGCGGCGCTGGTTAGTCTATCTGCTCCATACACTTTTGCTGCTGGCACTGTACCTGCTACACTTACATTTAAATAGTCAACCGTATGATTGGCACCACTTGGCTTATAGTCAGCAAACAAAGTGTACTTGCCTGGAGCCGGAAATTTTTCTTTCACTGTGTAAGAACCATCTGCGTTGAGTTCAGGATGTATATGGTCAAACCAACTAAGGTCATCACTAACAACAATGAGGTGTATTTTTTTGGTGTGCTCTACATCCAATGGAACCTGCTCAGTAGGTTTATCTTTTATTTTTGGAGTCATGGATAAAGTAACTTCTTCTCCGGGCTTAGGAGATGTCGGGCTATATGTAAACTGCATACTAACATTGTTTGGACCACCAGCATTGTCATTATGCTCCAGTTTCATGCCGCATTTTGGGCAGGTATCGCCTTCTTTGCCTGTTACTTCCGGGTGCATAGGGCAGGCATAAATATGGTCACCACCTTCATGCGACATTTCTGTTTTTGTTGAAGCGTTTTTTTTATCGCCACTGTCATTGCATGCTGCAAAGACCACGACAGAGCTAATAGCGAAAATTGCCATCGTAATTTTTAACACTTGTTTCATTTGCTTTATTTTATTGAATAGTTAATTGTGATCATGACCCTTATGATTATCTGTCGAGTTTTTTGCCTTCACTTTGGTCAGGTTCATATTGCATTTAGGACATTTTCCTGCCTTATTGTAAGTTTTATCACCCTCACATTTCATGGGGCACTGGTAAATGGCATCGACCTGTTTTGGCAGAGCCTTCAAATTCATATTGCATTTAGGGCATTTACCTGCTTTATCATAGGTTTTATCGCCTTCGCACTTCATCGGGCATTGATAAATAACTGAATCGGCGACTGCAGTTTTATTTTTTGTTGATTGTGCATTTACAGCAGTAAAACTAAAAACTGCTATTGCCAGTGAAAGGATAACGCTGATTTGTTTCATTTTTTCTTTTTTATAATTTGAGATTTATTTTGCTTTCCTAAATGAAGAATGTGTTTGCACAATCTTCCAGCCAGCTTTTGTTTTTCTTAAAACTGAAGTAGCTACTCCCTGACTTTTTATTTCCTTAGCATCTTTAGCAAGAACGATAGTATAGATATACGTTTCCGTTGAAAAAGCATATTCACCTGCCATTGTTACATCTACTTTATAATTACTGAAAGTGAAAGATTTGAACGCTTTCAGTTCGGGCCCCAGATGGTGTTCCAGATAATGACCAATTGTGCCTTCATCGCTCGCCTGTTCATACACTTTAGAGTCTTTTACAAAAAGATTCACAACACCGGCGGTGTCTAATTTTTCAATTGCTTTTTTGTAATTGTTCAACACTGCTTTTACAGCTTCATTATCGCCGCTTTGTGCAAAGGTTGCGGTAAAAGTTGCCAGTAGCAGGGACATCATTAATAACTTTTTCATGTTTGTTTGTTTATTTTGGTTATTGATTTAAATACATCATTTTCATTTGATACACATTGGCAGTAACAACTCTTTCGCCGTCTTCAGTACCCTTGGTGACAACGGTAAACTTATCATTGCTTTGCCCTTTAACTATGAAGCTGATACTATACTGTTCAGCTTTATCTTTTATAAAAATGGCCGGCTTACCATTCACATCAGTAATTGCTTCATTAGGTATCACTACCTGCCGGATGACATTATTTCCTGTCATCCGCACATTTATATTCTCACCAATTTTGAACTGCCCTCTTGGGTTGATGATTTCAAATACGACTTTCTGAGATTGGTTACCTGTATTTACTGATTGGGCAGTGCTGATCACTTTCAATGTATAAACCAGTGTATCTGTATTTGAAATGGTGGTAAACCCTGTTGCTAGTTTCAATTTTTGAGCGTCACCTGCAAATACCTGGGCTTCCACAAATACCTGATCAAGATTGGTTATTTCAAATAAGGTTTCTCCGCTGTTTACCACAGCGCCAATTGCATAATTAAATGTGCCAACAACACCACTAACAGGAGAAGAAAGGCTTATAGTTTTTGTATTACCGGTATTCTTTCCGGTATTGGCATCAAAGAGTGCCTTATTTTTCTGGGCACTTTCTAAACGGGCTTTGGCCTCGGTAATATCTTTCTTTGCGGCAATGTCTGCTATACCCAACAACCTGTCATATTGCGCTTTGGCAGCTTCATATTCTGCATTTACACTGTTACTTTGGGCGTTGATACTAATTTGCGTCCCGGCATCAACCTGTTGTTCAATTATTGCAACTACTTGTCCTTTACCAACCTTCTGCCCCGGAACTACCCTTAATGAAACGATTTTACCTGATTGCGGCGTTTGTATGACTGCCCGGCCCTGCGGAGCTGCATTTACTGTTCCTAGTAAAACGGATGATTCATTAAAATCACCTGTGCTAATTTTCTGCGTTTGAATATTAAAAAGGAATTGTGTTTCCTTTTCAACTATAAAGGTGGTGGAAGAGCCACCGCCAGTTTTACCTGCCGCGTCACCATGGTCTTCACCACCATGTGCAGATACCGGATTGTAAGTGGCTGTTGGCAAAAGACAAAAAAGAATAATTGCTCCCGTAATTATTTTCCTGCTGCGACCTCTGGTAACAAAGAACATAACAAGCAAGCCGGTCAGCATACCAATCAAACCAAAAAACCAATTGCTGCTATACCAATGAGAATGCGGGGTGCTTTCTGTTGTAACTGCTGCAGTCAATTCTTTCCCTATTTCAATATTGTTTAGTTGAATTAAATCAATGCCTGCATAGCTATTGATATTGAGTACAAGATTGTATACTTTCTTTGCTGGAAATGTGGTTTTCAATTCAAATACACCCCTATCAATCCTTGTAACAGTAATCTTTATATTGGGATTGTCAGCTACCGTTACTTCCAGTTTAGCACTGTCAATAGGGCTATTGGTATTGTATTCACTTAAATATAAACGAAGCGATGCTTCCTTGCCCGGCACTATCGGGCTGTACTTTAACAATACCTCATAGACTTCAGAAGCAGCCTCAGAGGAGAAATAACTTGCAGGTGATATAGCTGTTTTTTTAGCATCACCATGGTCTTCGCCGCCATGTGCAAATGTAAATACCGGCAATAGCCCCAATAAAAATTGAATGATGATTCGTTTCATAACTGACCCATTAAATATTTGTGATTGATAACGCTGAGATTATAATTTCGTACTGCTTCCAGGTATTTCTGGTAAACAGTGTAAGCATCGTTGCTGTTTCTTAGTAAACTGATATAATCAATTTCACCACTCACAAAAAAGCGTTGTGAAGTAGTAATCACTTCCTGTGCTTTTCTTAACCCTGTTTGTTGATAATACTGAACAGACTGCCAGTTGGTTCTCATTTCGCTGCTTGTATTAATCGTTTGTGCAGATAAGTCTTGCTGCAATCCCTGCTGTTTGCTTTGAATAACCTGTTGCTCCGTTTTGGCTGCATTGATATTACTTTTATATTGTCCGAACCATAACGGAATAGTTACGCCAACCCTGAAACGATTCAACCATTTCGTATCCCTTTCGCCCTGGTTGAAATAACCAAAAGCCAATCCAGGTAGCGCTTTGCTTTTTTGCAATGCAATATTTTGTTTGGCTACATTCTCCTGCTGCTGTAATATCTGTAGGGCAGGATTTGCAAATAACGCTGTGGAATCAGGCGCAAGAGATAACTGTACCTGAGAAAGTGAAATAGCAAGTGGCTCTACTGAAATAGGATCTTTAATGCCTGTGAACCATTGCAACTGCGCCTTTAAAGAGGAGGCTCTTACAAGCGACTGTTGATATTGATTATGAATTTCACCATACTGTGTTTCAGCAAATGTTTGTTGCAGATAATCTATTTGCCCAGCTCTGAACTGGCGGATGGCAGACAGCTTTATTTTTTCGTACAGGGTATCCTGTTTGTATAATTGTGAGGCTAGCGAATCAGCGTATTGTATTTCTAAGTATAAGACTTTAACTCGATACTTTAACTCTGCTTCTGTTAGTTGCTTTTCTTTTTGCGCCACACCAATTTGCTGCTTTTGCAAACGGTACTGATTACTGTACACGGTGGGGAATTCAAACGACTGCGTAATGCTACCGGTATAAAAGTTACCTGTAGGGCTTTCCCAAAAGAACTCGGGATTAGGAAGATTGATGGCTGATTTCAGTAACTGCTGCTGTTGTTTTACTTGCAGTGATGCAGCTTGGATATTCTTGTTATTAGCCAATGCCTTAGACACAGCTTCATCTTCTGTGAGCACCTGCTGTGCCGATGCCGAAAAACTGATGAAGCCTGTAAGAAAAACTATGATACGATATCTGAACATAAAAATTGATTACGGTAAAACAAATAGCCTCATATTGCAAAACGCAAATGAAGTTGGATGAAGCAAAAAGCTTCACCTGTTTTACCATAATCAAATCTGGAAACGCTGAATCGCTATGCGTATTTCAGTCGGTGGGGGGTAATAAAAACGAACCTTATAATGGACAGGAAAATCCTTGACAGCCGCTGAGAAATCAATATTAAAATAAGTACTAAGAATTGCCACAAATACCGGCACATTGATACCAGTAGTATTTACGGAAATATTTTTATCCAAATCTTGAAACTCGAGTACTTCATTGGTGCAACATCCGCCATCCTCTTTTGTAAGTAAGTTGTTGCCATCAACGGGAATTAGTGTTGTGGGCTCACTATCATGTTGGTGATTAATGCCATTTTCATGAACATGATTTGTTACTGTTGCTGTTTCCTTTTCATGAACATGGTTTTTCCCATCCTTGTGAATATGCACTTCTGCAGACGCTTCAGTTTGGTTATGATGAGAGGAAGAATTAAAACCCATATCTACACCTATAGCACAGGCAAAACCCACTATTGTATTTGTCGCAAATACAACCAGCAGGAACAG is a genomic window of Sediminibacterium sp. TEGAF015 containing:
- a CDS encoding heavy metal-binding domain-containing protein; this translates as MKQVLKITMAIFAISSVVVFAACNDSGDKKNASTKTEMSHEGGDHIYACPMHPEVTGKEGDTCPKCGMKLEHNDNAGGPNNVSMQFTYSPTSPKPGEEVTLSMTPKIKDKPTEQVPLDVEHTKKIHLIVVSDDLSWFDHIHPELNADGSYTVKEKFPAPGKYTLFADYKPSGANHTVDYLNVSVAGTVPAAKVYGADRLTSAAGDGFSVLLTPEGGKFLTNMPMHINGVVMLNGKEVDVTTLEDYLGAKAHMVVVSLTDKKYLHVHPSVEGGKFDLHTTFEKPGVYRGWIQFQSKGKIYTSDFVMNVAEGTAANMKNMNDNSNGMKEMKH
- a CDS encoding TolC family protein: MFRYRIIVFLTGFISFSASAQQVLTEDEAVSKALANNKNIQAASLQVKQQQQLLKSAINLPNPEFFWESPTGNFYTGSITQSFEFPTVYSNQYRLQKQQIGVAQKEKQLTEAELKYRVKVLYLEIQYADSLASQLYKQDTLYEKIKLSAIRQFRAGQIDYLQQTFAETQYGEIHNQYQQSLVRASSLKAQLQWFTGIKDPISVEPLAISLSQVQLSLAPDSTALFANPALQILQQQENVAKQNIALQKSKALPGLAFGYFNQGERDTKWLNRFRVGVTIPLWFGQYKSNINAAKTEQQVIQSKQQGLQQDLSAQTINTSSEMRTNWQSVQYYQQTGLRKAQEVITTSQRFFVSGEIDYISLLRNSNDAYTVYQKYLEAVRNYNLSVINHKYLMGQL
- a CDS encoding efflux RND transporter periplasmic adaptor subunit — translated: MKRIIIQFLLGLLPVFTFAHGGEDHGDAKKTAISPASYFSSEAASEVYEVLLKYSPIVPGKEASLRLYLSEYNTNSPIDSAKLEVTVADNPNIKITVTRIDRGVFELKTTFPAKKVYNLVLNINSYAGIDLIQLNNIEIGKELTAAVTTESTPHSHWYSSNWFFGLIGMLTGLLVMFFVTRGRSRKIITGAIILFCLLPTATYNPVSAHGGEDHGDAAGKTGGGSSTTFIVEKETQFLFNIQTQKISTGDFNESSVLLGTVNAAPQGRAVIQTPQSGKIVSLRVVPGQKVGKGQVVAIIEQQVDAGTQISINAQSNSVNAEYEAAKAQYDRLLGIADIAAKKDITEAKARLESAQKNKALFDANTGKNTGNTKTISLSSPVSGVVGTFNYAIGAVVNSGETLFEITNLDQVFVEAQVFAGDAQKLKLATGFTTISNTDTLVYTLKVISTAQSVNTGNQSQKVVFEIINPRGQFKIGENINVRMTGNNVIRQVVIPNEAITDVNGKPAIFIKDKAEQYSISFIVKGQSNDKFTVVTKGTEDGERVVTANVYQMKMMYLNQ
- a CDS encoding efflux RND transporter permease subunit, whose amino-acid sequence is MLNRLIHFSLKNRMLVVSMAALLMVYGVFTLVNLPVDVLPDLNRPRVTIFLEANGMAPEEVESQVNLPVETQLNGAPGVEVVRSVASPGLGMVFVEFDWNTDVYRARQLTAEKLQNIQLPKGITPVMGPISSIMGQIMMVAVTSDTTSPADLRTLADFTIRRRLMSVKGVSQVIPIGGERMQYQVLISSEKLRQYNLAIDDIDNALQLTNQNTTGGFIDNKGSETLIRNIGRANTLEDLANTVVSNRNAAPVLLKQVAEVKFGGPIKRGDGSFNGKPAVILSIEKQPGSSTIDVTAEALKAIEEIKASLPKNIQINTDVFQQKHFIINSLTNVEEALRDGFILVIIILFLFLLNFRTTIITLTAIPLSLIITAIVFKFFDISINTLTLGGLAIAIGELVDDAIVDVENVYRRLKENWLSEKPKPLLKVIYDASSEVRNSIVYATIIVVLVFIPLFYLQGIEGRIFAPLGIAYITSIVASLVVSLTVTPALCSYLLEKKNHLHHINLAFWKRKKKGTTVDAVHEPDSALVRWLKKQDVRLLHFGLKRPKTITGVAIALIIASISIIPFFGTEFLPPFNEGSYTVNMVAPAGTSLEESNKLGTIAEQQILKVPEVALTARRTGRAELDEHAEPPSSTEIEVALKPGGRSRAKVLEEMRNNLSVLKGVSINIGQPISHRLDHLLSGVRAQVAVKIFGNDLLTLRSNAEQLKSIISNVPGVVDVQIENQVMVPQLMIKLDRMAVQRYGLQVGNVADELEIFYNGKVVSQIIDGQKSFDIVLRTDDSTRKNIEAIRNTQIAASDGSLIPLSQIAKIELENSINAVNHENTQRRIVVSANVQGRDLGSTVKEMQETVKKDLPLQEGYYLQWGGQFESQQSASKLITILSIFSIAGIFLVLYSHFKSSRIALQIMLNIPLALIGSVIAVMLTGGVFSIATMVGFITLTGIASRNGIMMISHYIHLVQHEGEVFGDKMIIRGSLERLVPVLMTALVAAFALIPLTMDATAPGKEILYPVATVILGGLVSSTLLDMIVTPVVFKLFGEKALKKYLEEQEKKELN
- a CDS encoding nuclear transport factor 2 family protein — translated: MKKLLMMSLLLATFTATFAQSGDNEAVKAVLNNYKKAIEKLDTAGVVNLFVKDSKVYEQASDEGTIGHYLEHHLGPELKAFKSFTFSNYKVDVTMAGEYAFSTETYIYTIVLAKDAKEIKSQGVATSVLRKTKAGWKIVQTHSSFRKAK
- a CDS encoding heavy metal-binding domain-containing protein; the encoded protein is MKQISVILSLAIAVFSFTAVNAQSTKNKTAVADSVIYQCPMKCEGDKTYDKAGKCPKCNMNLKALPKQVDAIYQCPMKCEGDKTYNKAGKCPKCNMNLTKVKAKNSTDNHKGHDHN